From Leptospira congkakensis, one genomic window encodes:
- a CDS encoding AI-2E family transporter — MSTKENTISSLILRSAFFGLIILTALIGIIGVKFLAIPLLISGIHFYVFHGIVDYFESRGIHRAITIIFIFSFLIVGAYWFLAFYLPNLFEKAQPIVSEWSVKMDDPNFQLFDFNKLPVLSKNPELWKKIINPEEVAKMATSNLEEFLREMVVMIPTFISWMIIIPIISFFLLLDANLIYKTMISFIPNRFFEMFLMVFYRMNQQITSYLKSLVIQCGIMAIVASLGFYIVGVKFFFLFGIFLGVANSIPYLGPLIGAIPPILFSILFPEMSPSIGSIASVVVVAQLVDNAIVQPVVIANAVSLHPLAILIGIAVGGNFFGIFGMLLAIPVLSILKVTIGILYHALKEHQII, encoded by the coding sequence ATGAGCACTAAAGAAAATACTATCTCTTCCTTAATTTTGCGAAGTGCTTTTTTTGGGCTCATCATACTCACAGCGCTCATTGGAATCATTGGAGTAAAGTTTTTAGCGATCCCCCTTCTTATCTCAGGAATCCATTTTTACGTCTTCCACGGGATTGTGGATTATTTTGAATCGAGAGGAATCCATAGAGCCATCACCATTATTTTTATTTTTTCTTTTTTAATTGTGGGAGCTTATTGGTTTTTAGCATTCTATTTACCAAACCTATTTGAAAAGGCACAACCCATTGTCTCAGAGTGGTCGGTCAAAATGGATGATCCGAATTTTCAATTGTTTGATTTTAATAAACTTCCCGTACTTTCCAAAAATCCAGAACTTTGGAAAAAAATCATCAACCCAGAAGAAGTTGCTAAAATGGCTACAAGTAACTTAGAAGAATTTTTAAGAGAGATGGTAGTTATGATTCCTACTTTTATCAGTTGGATGATCATCATTCCTATCATCAGTTTCTTTTTACTATTGGATGCGAATTTAATTTACAAAACGATGATTAGTTTTATACCCAATCGTTTTTTTGAAATGTTTCTAATGGTATTTTATCGTATGAACCAACAAATCACTAGTTACTTAAAAAGTTTAGTGATCCAATGTGGAATCATGGCTATCGTTGCATCTCTTGGTTTTTATATTGTTGGAGTAAAATTCTTTTTTCTATTTGGGATTTTTCTCGGAGTGGCCAATTCGATTCCTTATTTAGGCCCACTGATTGGAGCGATTCCCCCTATTTTGTTTTCGATTCTTTTTCCTGAGATGTCACCCTCTATTGGTTCCATTGCTTCTGTTGTAGTTGTAGCGCAGTTAGTTGACAATGCGATTGTACAACCAGTAGTCATTGCCAATGCGGTCTCTCTCCATCCACTTGCGATTCTTATTGGGATTGCTGTTGGTGGAAACTTTTTTGGAATTTTTGGAATGTTACTCGCCATTCCCGTTTTGTCTATTCTCAAAGTTACGATTGGGATTCTTTACCACGCACTGAAAGAACACCAAATTATATAA
- a CDS encoding cyclic nucleotide-binding domain-containing protein, giving the protein MQLPLWKSILKRDENPITEISHFLRETAIFEGMSRRTLREVARLIHKRKYYAGETIFYQGQAGTGVYLILQGKVEIYSEREGVTLKLAELEKGAFFGELALFQDFPRSATAVALVDSILLGFFQPELKTLLETKPRVGNDLLLSFASIIADRLRKTNDTLEAAYFKSKKNKSK; this is encoded by the coding sequence ATGCAACTTCCCCTTTGGAAATCAATTCTCAAACGTGACGAAAACCCGATAACGGAGATTTCACATTTTTTACGCGAAACGGCTATCTTTGAAGGTATGTCTCGCCGAACTTTACGGGAAGTCGCGAGGCTCATCCACAAACGTAAGTATTATGCCGGTGAAACCATTTTTTATCAAGGCCAAGCGGGGACTGGAGTGTATCTCATTCTACAAGGAAAAGTAGAAATTTATTCAGAAAGAGAAGGAGTCACATTAAAACTCGCCGAACTAGAAAAAGGTGCTTTTTTTGGTGAACTTGCCCTCTTCCAAGACTTTCCAAGATCAGCAACTGCTGTCGCACTTGTTGATTCTATTTTACTTGGATTTTTCCAACCAGAGCTAAAAACTCTATTAGAAACAAAACCAAGAGTTGGAAATGATCTACTCCTTAGTTTTGCATCCATCATCGCGGATAGACTTCGCAAAACAAATGATACACTCGAAGCTGCTTATTTCAAAAGTAAAAAGAATAAATCCAAATGA
- the bioD gene encoding dethiobiotin synthase: protein MGQAFYVTGTGTDIGKTFFSSLFMAKYAKSYEFRYWKPIQTGATSAGDTEFIQKTTDLRDSFFLKPVYEFITPASPHYASKHEGKILDPKFLLNALTKERKTNILVEGAGGVFVPLTDDYLTIRGIQESNFPVIVIGSTELGTINHTLLTLDALIGRFIPVLGFYLVGQKTPLQTDNAETIQRLGGAPCLGITNFPEQKLSPDEFITFANNHFDTNRNVIDTILNPEDEF, encoded by the coding sequence ATGGGCCAAGCTTTTTACGTAACGGGTACGGGAACGGACATTGGGAAAACATTTTTTTCCAGTTTGTTTATGGCTAAATACGCAAAAAGTTATGAATTTCGATATTGGAAACCGATTCAAACTGGTGCCACCAGTGCCGGCGATACCGAATTCATTCAAAAAACCACAGACCTAAGAGATTCATTTTTCCTGAAGCCAGTTTATGAATTCATCACACCAGCAAGTCCACATTATGCCTCCAAACACGAAGGTAAAATTTTGGATCCAAAATTTTTGCTGAATGCCTTAACCAAGGAAAGAAAAACGAACATTCTCGTGGAAGGGGCTGGGGGAGTTTTTGTTCCTTTAACGGATGACTACTTAACCATAAGAGGGATCCAGGAAAGTAATTTCCCTGTAATTGTGATTGGATCCACGGAACTTGGAACCATCAATCATACACTTTTGACTTTAGATGCACTGATTGGTCGGTTCATTCCCGTTCTTGGGTTTTATTTAGTCGGACAAAAAACTCCTCTCCAAACAGACAATGCCGAAACAATACAAAGATTAGGTGGTGCTCCCTGTCTTGGTATTACCAATTTTCCTGAACAAAAATTATCACCAGATGAGTTTATTACATTTGCCAACAATCATTTTGATACCAACCGTAATGTCATTGATACAATTCTAAATCCAGAAGATGAATTCTAA
- the bioA gene encoding adenosylmethionine--8-amino-7-oxononanoate transaminase gives MNSNPIETNTWVPLTIQEEGETLINIVKATDEFVIDSEGNSWIDAIASWWTMIFGHRHPKLVSALEAQLKELDHIILAGHIHPAAESLSTVLLELTNSEFHKVFYSDNGSNAIEIALKLSVQFYQNHPDFKPRSEFLVFSNSYHGDSIGAMNVSGKNYFNRIYSELRFPTKEFPAPNCMFCPWGKTANSCHTECLSDLELAIKQKEYVGIVIEPLVFGANGMLFYDKKVLVKLRELATATNTLLIFDEVFTGMGRLGDFFAYQKAEVKPDLLVLAKGLTGGMLPLGVTLVSKFIYEQFLSKDPYRAFFHAHTMTGNPLACSVGYASVKLLQETGLTLVKQLEISLQKRIEPFQKKLGNRIKNIRVMGGIFAFEFQETIAEDEYLNPIGKRIREKMKEFRILIRPLGRTIYITPPYTISEDSLDQIFFGLEQTLLSFAESD, from the coding sequence ATGAATTCTAATCCAATCGAAACAAATACCTGGGTTCCTTTAACCATCCAAGAGGAAGGAGAAACCTTAATCAATATAGTTAAGGCAACGGATGAGTTTGTCATCGATTCAGAAGGGAATTCCTGGATTGATGCTATCGCGAGTTGGTGGACAATGATTTTTGGGCATCGCCATCCTAAACTCGTATCGGCTTTAGAGGCACAACTAAAAGAACTGGATCATATCATACTTGCCGGCCATATCCATCCAGCAGCAGAATCTCTATCAACAGTTTTGTTAGAACTAACCAATTCTGAATTTCATAAAGTTTTTTATTCCGATAATGGATCTAATGCAATAGAAATTGCCTTAAAACTTTCCGTTCAATTTTATCAAAACCATCCTGATTTCAAACCAAGATCAGAGTTCCTTGTATTTTCTAATTCCTATCATGGGGATAGCATTGGAGCTATGAATGTTTCTGGAAAAAATTATTTCAATCGGATTTATTCTGAACTTAGATTTCCTACTAAAGAATTTCCTGCTCCTAATTGTATGTTTTGTCCTTGGGGGAAAACTGCGAACAGTTGTCATACGGAGTGTTTGTCCGATTTGGAACTGGCGATCAAACAAAAAGAATATGTTGGGATTGTCATTGAACCACTTGTTTTTGGTGCCAATGGGATGTTGTTTTATGATAAAAAGGTTTTAGTCAAACTAAGAGAGCTTGCAACTGCAACGAATACCCTTCTTATCTTTGATGAAGTGTTTACGGGAATGGGAAGACTCGGTGATTTTTTTGCTTACCAAAAGGCGGAAGTGAAACCTGATTTGCTCGTGTTGGCAAAAGGTCTAACGGGAGGAATGTTACCACTAGGTGTTACCTTAGTTTCAAAATTCATTTACGAACAATTTTTATCAAAAGATCCTTATCGTGCTTTTTTTCATGCTCATACTATGACAGGAAATCCACTTGCATGTAGCGTAGGTTATGCGTCAGTAAAACTTTTGCAGGAAACCGGGCTTACCCTTGTGAAACAACTTGAGATCTCGTTACAAAAACGAATAGAACCATTCCAGAAAAAATTGGGAAACCGAATCAAAAATATTCGAGTGATGGGTGGGATCTTTGCATTTGAGTTCCAGGAAACCATTGCTGAAGATGAATATTTGAATCCTATTGGAAAAAGGATTCGAGAGAAAATGAAGGAATTTCGCATCCTGATCCGTCCCCTTGGCCGTACGATATACATCACTCCACCTTATACAATTTCGGAAGACTCCCTCGATCAAATTTTTTTCGGATTGGAACAAACCCTGCTTAGTTTTGCCGAATCAGATTGA
- the bioB gene encoding biotin synthase BioB — translation MIAEVQEKTVSQAPSLITEAEAFEILEGKTPLLSVVARAAEERNRYYTNRVRIHILDNIKNGYCPEDCGYCAQRKGGDSGIQEYSLKSPEEIWEDAKRAKDNGAYRFCMVTSGRGPTDKAVDKLAETISKINGELGMKVCLSAGILDAKKARTLKDAGLDRYNHNLNTSESKYNEICSTHTFKDRLTTLEAAKEADIGLCSGIIVGMGEELKDLVQVAFELKRLGVISIPVNFFIPIKGHAIQKSSLTPEFCIRVLSVFRLVNPDSEIRIGAGREGHLGSLQSMALFVANSLFAEGYLNVKGSEMVQTMNLIRDCSMVPEFTEGVPEGWDEYEVGSLYDEKNFPELYKHKK, via the coding sequence ATGATTGCAGAAGTCCAAGAAAAAACAGTTTCCCAAGCACCTTCCTTAATTACGGAAGCGGAAGCATTTGAAATCCTAGAAGGAAAAACCCCTTTGCTTTCGGTTGTCGCTCGTGCGGCGGAAGAACGAAATCGTTATTATACCAATCGTGTTCGCATTCATATATTAGATAATATCAAAAACGGTTATTGCCCCGAAGACTGCGGATACTGTGCTCAAAGAAAAGGTGGGGATTCTGGAATCCAAGAGTATTCATTAAAATCTCCTGAAGAAATTTGGGAAGATGCAAAACGTGCCAAAGACAATGGAGCTTACCGATTTTGTATGGTAACTTCGGGCCGTGGCCCAACGGACAAAGCTGTTGATAAACTCGCAGAAACCATCTCCAAAATCAATGGAGAACTTGGAATGAAGGTTTGTTTGTCTGCAGGAATTTTGGATGCAAAAAAAGCTCGGACCTTAAAAGACGCAGGTCTTGACCGATACAATCATAACCTCAACACTTCAGAATCTAAATACAATGAAATTTGTTCCACTCATACTTTCAAAGACCGACTAACAACGCTTGAGGCGGCAAAAGAAGCTGATATCGGACTTTGTTCCGGGATCATCGTGGGTATGGGAGAGGAATTGAAAGATCTTGTACAAGTTGCTTTTGAATTGAAACGACTTGGCGTTATATCTATCCCTGTTAACTTTTTTATCCCTATCAAAGGCCATGCCATTCAGAAGTCATCACTCACTCCAGAGTTTTGTATCCGAGTTTTATCTGTATTTCGATTGGTGAATCCAGATTCAGAAATTCGAATTGGTGCGGGAAGAGAAGGCCATTTGGGTTCTTTACAATCCATGGCTCTATTTGTAGCCAATTCATTGTTTGCTGAAGGATACTTAAACGTAAAAGGAAGTGAAATGGTTCAGACCATGAACTTAATTCGTGACTGTTCTATGGTGCCTGAGTTTACAGAAGGTGTTCCAGAAGGATGGGATGAATATGAAGTTGGATCCCTTTACGACGAGAAAAATTTTCCAGAGCTCTATAAACACAAAAAGTAG
- a CDS encoding MFS transporter — protein sequence MRKPSLPFRKQISYAIGQLGWSTLINIIGLHQVYFYLPPAPKPGQECFPDLIETMAFWGLSTIGVVAAVGRLWDAFTDPVIANSSDRFTSRFGRRIPFLFLGGIPAAVFCWLIFVPPHHFVSTTNLVWMTGCMLLFYLFLTIYVTPFFALIPELGHTPEERLNLSTYISVTYALGIIIASTEPMIAGVLKSNFVFDADGSLQTLYSRQYALGILCAFAAICMYFPVFSIHEKTYCESEASSVPFKEAILLTFKNKNFLYFALSDLCYFLALTILTTGISYYVTVLLELEREFVTQLLTVMLLVSFAFYPVVNWVARKIGKKRTVLIGFYVFLALFLSIYFIGKDSLPLSPHIQGYLIVTIAAVPIAILGILPNAILADIAELDSLKTGSRREGLFYAGRTFMQKLGQTLAVLIFSTVILLGLDRETKKNASPNVTGIIAPSVSDSKLEVKKNPEVEVKISKESTICKVEEEEEAGGELGVRLTGPLASAFCILAIFLFGKYKEDETLEEIAKIRGN from the coding sequence ATGCGAAAACCATCTTTACCATTTCGAAAACAAATCAGTTATGCGATTGGCCAATTGGGTTGGTCCACACTGATCAACATCATTGGTCTCCATCAAGTTTACTTCTATCTCCCGCCGGCTCCAAAACCAGGCCAAGAATGTTTCCCTGATCTAATTGAAACAATGGCCTTCTGGGGACTGTCCACCATTGGGGTTGTGGCAGCTGTTGGTCGGTTGTGGGATGCATTCACAGATCCTGTCATCGCCAATTCTTCGGATAGGTTTACTTCTCGGTTCGGACGAAGGATTCCCTTTCTTTTCCTCGGTGGAATCCCGGCAGCCGTCTTTTGTTGGTTAATCTTTGTCCCTCCTCATCACTTTGTCTCTACAACCAACCTGGTTTGGATGACGGGTTGTATGTTGCTTTTTTACCTATTTTTAACCATCTATGTGACTCCTTTCTTTGCTCTCATTCCTGAGCTTGGGCATACCCCAGAAGAAAGGTTAAACCTTTCTACTTATATTTCTGTGACTTATGCACTGGGGATCATTATCGCTTCAACGGAACCTATGATTGCTGGTGTCTTAAAGTCCAACTTTGTTTTTGATGCGGATGGTTCCCTTCAAACTTTGTATTCTCGCCAATATGCTTTGGGAATTTTATGTGCCTTTGCCGCCATTTGTATGTATTTTCCCGTGTTTTCTATCCATGAAAAAACCTATTGCGAGTCGGAAGCCTCAAGTGTTCCTTTTAAAGAAGCCATCCTACTTACATTCAAAAATAAGAATTTTCTGTATTTCGCCTTAAGTGATCTTTGTTATTTTCTCGCTCTCACCATTCTCACTACAGGGATTTCTTATTATGTAACCGTTCTTTTAGAACTGGAACGAGAGTTTGTCACACAACTACTCACTGTGATGTTACTAGTTTCCTTTGCCTTTTATCCTGTGGTCAATTGGGTCGCACGAAAGATTGGCAAGAAAAGAACTGTATTAATCGGATTTTATGTTTTTCTCGCGTTGTTCCTTTCCATTTATTTTATTGGGAAAGATAGTTTGCCATTATCACCGCATATCCAAGGTTATTTGATCGTAACCATTGCGGCGGTTCCCATTGCCATCCTTGGGATTTTACCGAATGCCATTTTGGCTGATATTGCTGAACTAGATTCGCTAAAAACTGGCTCCAGGCGAGAGGGTTTGTTTTATGCGGGAAGAACTTTTATGCAAAAGTTGGGACAAACACTGGCAGTACTTATCTTTAGCACTGTCATCCTGCTTGGGCTTGATCGTGAAACAAAGAAAAACGCATCCCCTAACGTAACGGGAATCATTGCTCCCTCTGTCTCCGATTCCAAACTTGAAGTGAAAAAAAATCCAGAAGTTGAGGTAAAAATAAGTAAGGAATCTACCATTTGTAAAGTCGAAGAAGAAGAAGAAGCGGGAGGGGAGCTAGGCGTCCGTCTGACTGGTCCTCTTGCCTCTGCATTCTGTATTTTGGCCATCTTCCTCTTTGGAAAATACAAGGAAGATGAAACTTTAGAAGAGATTGCAAAGATACGTGGTAATTAA
- a CDS encoding GDSL-type esterase/lipase family protein, producing the protein MILALVSSVTDCKSYSKRDYFDTNFKCFAEPGWRDDSNFKKYIENAWIPMRLLFATENATIKKSDVVFAGDSLVHLFLPELMRKEFPGRVVTNRGIGGDITETLFTRIEEDVLVLHPDTIVIEIGGNDFREGKCLSLVQNNLQSIVQKIHTKNRNTKVILLAVPPTRVKELNQIVPVFNLFLNQLARTTKNVEYIEVWDIMRNPDVPTLREEFYRPNGDVLHFNEKGYEIWGKKLRPYLQK; encoded by the coding sequence ATGATCCTTGCCCTGGTTTCGAGTGTAACCGATTGTAAATCATACTCGAAACGAGATTATTTCGATACCAATTTTAAGTGTTTTGCAGAGCCAGGGTGGCGAGACGACTCTAACTTTAAAAAGTATATAGAGAACGCTTGGATCCCCATGCGTTTGTTATTTGCAACGGAAAATGCAACAATCAAAAAATCGGACGTTGTATTTGCTGGTGATAGTTTGGTACATTTATTTTTACCCGAACTTATGAGAAAAGAATTTCCTGGAAGGGTTGTCACCAATCGAGGGATAGGTGGTGATATTACAGAAACTCTCTTCACTCGCATTGAGGAGGATGTTCTTGTCCTTCATCCTGATACCATTGTCATTGAAATTGGTGGGAACGACTTTCGAGAAGGTAAGTGCCTTAGTTTAGTACAAAACAACTTACAATCAATCGTGCAAAAAATCCATACTAAGAATCGAAATACAAAAGTAATTTTGTTAGCCGTTCCTCCCACTCGAGTTAAGGAACTCAATCAAATAGTTCCTGTATTCAATTTGTTTTTAAACCAATTGGCTCGTACAACCAAAAATGTAGAATACATTGAGGTTTGGGACATTATGAGAAATCCTGACGTTCCTACATTAAGAGAAGAGTTTTATCGCCCCAATGGTGATGTTCTCCATTTTAATGAAAAAGGATATGAAATTTGGGGTAAAAAATTACGACCTTATCTACAAAAATAA
- the serB gene encoding phosphoserine phosphatase SerB, with translation MNSLLLISRFPISDSILSKTFPDTKSDPSHPSTDETFSITDSQIFRAERFGLHCVRILQKESLKREEVLSIRNQLAKDQIDFLSVGSLLPKNKESLFVFDMDSTVIKEEVIDELARKHGVYEAVATVTKQAMEGGMGFDEALRLRVKHLSGLSKESFKEVYDLLTLNDGMEKVFQFVPANASKLGILSGGFSPVLKLFSEKYPVGFYKANGLEEVNGVFTGEIFGEIINREKKEFYLKKYAKELSIPLEQVVAVGDGANDALMLGAAGIGIGIHAKQGLKDQITNWIDFTDLSALVFLFEDTF, from the coding sequence ATGAATTCACTTCTTCTTATCTCTCGTTTCCCTATTTCTGATTCCATTCTTTCGAAAACCTTCCCCGATACTAAGTCCGATCCTTCCCACCCATCGACTGATGAAACTTTTTCCATCACGGATTCTCAAATATTTCGTGCAGAACGATTTGGATTACATTGTGTACGAATCTTACAAAAGGAATCTCTGAAGAGAGAGGAAGTTCTTTCCATTCGAAACCAATTGGCAAAAGACCAAATAGATTTTTTATCAGTAGGTTCTTTGTTACCAAAAAATAAAGAATCTCTTTTTGTATTTGATATGGATTCCACTGTCATCAAAGAAGAAGTCATTGATGAGTTGGCAAGAAAACATGGAGTGTATGAGGCAGTTGCCACTGTCACGAAACAAGCCATGGAAGGTGGAATGGGATTTGACGAAGCTTTACGTCTGCGTGTGAAACATCTCTCTGGTCTTTCAAAAGAAAGTTTTAAAGAAGTGTATGATCTATTAACACTGAATGATGGAATGGAAAAGGTATTTCAGTTTGTTCCAGCAAATGCATCCAAACTAGGAATCCTTAGTGGTGGGTTTAGTCCGGTATTAAAATTATTTTCTGAAAAGTATCCTGTGGGTTTTTACAAGGCCAATGGATTAGAAGAAGTGAATGGTGTTTTTACCGGAGAAATTTTTGGTGAGATCATCAACAGGGAAAAAAAAGAATTCTATTTAAAAAAGTATGCAAAAGAACTTTCGATTCCTCTCGAACAAGTGGTTGCCGTTGGTGATGGAGCAAATGATGCACTGATGCTCGGTGCTGCAGGCATTGGAATTGGAATCCACGCTAAACAAGGGTTAAAAGACCAAATCACAAATTGGATTGATTTTACCGATCTATCGGCTTTAGTCTTTCTCTTTGAGGATACGTTTTAA
- the mutS gene encoding DNA mismatch repair protein MutS: protein MSEHYEALNTPVMRQYTEVKEQHPDGIVFFRMGDFYEMFLDDAKIAAQILDITLTKRQNQIPMAGIPYHATESYISRLIAAGKKVVVCEQTKPEDPKAKIMSREVVRIITPGTVVEDNLLGGYQNNYLSLYYKEKTSVYLAFADVSTSELLYFFFSENETERINDTIKRFSPKEIIYTDELPPLARESKIILSKIPPDYLPKKKGAGIDTVVHVLDAYLQYNYRKQNFVFKSPRRIDENEYLILDEQTVSHLELVENPNDKNHTLFGVLNRCITATGKRYLKQRILFPTRDENKIKSHWDKIEILSANKKERFQIKELLGDLIDLERVLTRFRVGKALPRDFRGIDKSLESTTNIKTILDGIGYDFSKLPKELNTLSKVFFDTLFEGELPVFLGNSPFLKSGFNKEYDDAILAREKGKDWILELEEKEKKASGISSLKIRYNKILGYFIEISKAQAKEVPAHFLKKQTLVTGERFTSPELEELERAILQADEIIERIEKEKFEELVAHCISLYEEFLTLSTEVASLDYHLSLTETKEEYQWTRPEIRNDGILNYSESRHPVVETFLPIGERFVPNSLELNPKDNAIAVLTGPNMAGKSTFMRQIAINQILFQMGSYVPAKKASLAVVDRIFTRIGSGDNLTKGESTFFVEMKETATILNQFSENSLILFDEVGRGTSTYDGLSIAWAILEFLTLKFPKPKTIFATHYHELTELEKGNGIFNLYLDTFEKEGEILFLKKVKRGKSKQSFGIYVAKLAGIPESVSDRAKEILFGLESKKREIKIKNEEPSLFAGLMESPSTNLSANEEKVLKRLKQIDPNKIPPMEALSILDELKRILKEKD from the coding sequence ATGTCCGAACACTATGAAGCATTGAACACTCCGGTCATGCGCCAGTACACGGAAGTGAAAGAACAACATCCTGATGGGATTGTATTCTTTCGTATGGGTGATTTTTATGAAATGTTTTTGGACGATGCAAAAATTGCCGCGCAGATTTTAGACATCACTCTTACCAAACGCCAAAACCAAATTCCAATGGCGGGGATTCCTTACCATGCTACGGAAAGTTATATATCAAGACTCATTGCAGCTGGTAAAAAAGTAGTGGTTTGTGAACAAACAAAACCAGAAGATCCCAAAGCCAAAATCATGTCGAGGGAAGTGGTGCGGATCATCACACCAGGAACAGTGGTGGAGGACAACCTTCTTGGTGGATACCAAAACAACTATTTGTCTTTATACTACAAAGAAAAAACATCCGTTTACTTAGCGTTTGCTGACGTTTCCACTTCCGAACTTTTATATTTCTTTTTTTCAGAAAATGAAACAGAAAGAATCAACGATACCATCAAACGATTTTCTCCCAAAGAGATTATTTACACAGATGAATTACCGCCACTCGCCAGAGAGTCAAAAATAATCCTTTCCAAAATTCCTCCGGACTACTTACCCAAAAAAAAGGGCGCTGGGATTGATACCGTAGTCCATGTTCTGGATGCTTATCTTCAATACAATTACCGCAAACAAAACTTTGTTTTTAAATCACCCAGACGAATTGATGAAAACGAATATTTGATTTTAGATGAACAAACCGTTTCCCATTTAGAGTTAGTAGAAAATCCAAATGATAAAAATCATACTTTATTTGGAGTTCTCAACCGATGTATTACGGCCACCGGCAAAAGGTATCTCAAACAAAGAATTTTATTTCCTACACGAGATGAAAACAAAATCAAATCTCATTGGGACAAAATAGAAATTCTATCAGCCAACAAAAAAGAAAGATTCCAAATCAAAGAATTGTTAGGTGATTTGATTGATTTGGAGCGAGTTCTCACTCGTTTTCGCGTAGGGAAAGCCCTGCCTCGTGACTTCCGAGGGATTGATAAAAGTTTAGAATCTACAACAAATATCAAAACCATATTAGATGGAATTGGTTATGATTTTTCAAAACTTCCCAAAGAACTAAACACTTTGTCGAAAGTTTTTTTTGATACTCTCTTTGAAGGAGAACTTCCTGTATTTTTAGGAAATTCTCCATTTTTAAAATCGGGATTCAATAAAGAATACGATGATGCCATCCTTGCCCGCGAAAAAGGAAAAGATTGGATTTTGGAATTGGAAGAGAAGGAAAAAAAAGCCTCAGGCATTTCCTCTTTAAAGATTCGTTACAATAAAATCCTCGGATACTTTATTGAAATTTCCAAAGCACAGGCGAAAGAAGTTCCCGCACATTTTTTAAAAAAACAAACCTTAGTGACAGGAGAAAGATTTACGTCTCCTGAATTAGAAGAATTAGAACGAGCTATCCTACAAGCAGATGAAATTATCGAAAGGATTGAAAAAGAAAAATTCGAAGAATTAGTCGCACATTGTATTTCTCTTTATGAAGAATTTCTAACTCTTTCCACAGAAGTGGCCTCTTTAGATTACCATCTATCACTTACGGAAACAAAAGAAGAATACCAATGGACAAGGCCTGAGATTCGTAATGATGGAATCTTAAACTATTCCGAATCCCGCCATCCTGTTGTGGAAACTTTTTTACCTATTGGTGAACGTTTTGTACCCAATAGTTTAGAACTCAATCCCAAAGACAACGCCATTGCCGTGTTAACTGGTCCGAATATGGCCGGTAAATCCACTTTTATGCGCCAAATTGCAATCAACCAAATTCTATTCCAAATGGGATCTTATGTTCCGGCAAAAAAAGCATCTCTTGCCGTTGTGGATAGGATCTTCACTCGGATTGGTTCGGGGGATAACCTCACAAAGGGTGAGTCTACTTTTTTTGTAGAGATGAAAGAGACCGCTACCATCCTCAATCAATTCTCAGAAAACAGCCTCATTCTCTTTGATGAAGTGGGCCGGGGAACCTCCACCTATGACGGACTATCCATCGCTTGGGCCATTTTAGAATTTTTGACTCTTAAATTCCCCAAACCAAAAACCATTTTTGCTACTCATTATCATGAGTTGACGGAACTCGAAAAAGGAAATGGAATCTTTAATTTGTATTTGGATACGTTTGAAAAAGAAGGAGAAATCCTATTCTTAAAAAAAGTCAAACGCGGAAAATCCAAACAATCATTTGGAATCTACGTTGCAAAACTTGCAGGAATTCCTGAATCCGTTTCGGATCGAGCCAAAGAAATCCTTTTTGGTTTGGAATCCAAAAAACGAGAAATCAAAATTAAAAATGAAGAACCAAGTTTGTTTGCTGGTCTTATGGAGAGTCCATCGACCAATCTTTCAGCTAACGAAGAAAAGGTATTGAAAAGATTAAAACAAATTGATCCAAACAAAATTCCCCCGATGGAAGCTTTGTCAATTTTGGATGAATTAAAACGTATCCTCAAAGAGAAAGACTAA